The Microbacterium horticulturae region CCGCCACCCGGTCGCTCTCGGCCTCGTCGAGCGCGAACAGGTCCGATTCGAAGCCGGCCGAGCCCATCAAGCTCGTCGCCAACCGGTACGAAAGGTCGGTCGCGCGCCCCGAGCTGTGCGAGACCGCCGGCCCGACGTGCGCGCCGACGAGTTCGGGCGGCAGCAGCAGACCCGTCCAGCGCTGGATGTCTTGTCGTTCGACCGGGTCGTTGGAGTCGCTCGCCCACACCCGGTCGCAGACCGAGAGCGCGCCCAGGTCGGTGCGTGCACCGCCCGATGAGCACGACTCGATCTCCAGGCCGGGGTGCCGGCTCTTCAGCTCGGTGACCATCCGGAGGAACGCAAGCGTCTGCGCGTGCACACCGGGTCGCCCCTCGTGCACGCTCTCGACGAGGTCGCGGTTGTGGTCCCACTTGATCGCGTCAATGCCGAGCTTGCCCACGAGCGCGTCGATCTGCCCGAACACGTGGGCGTAGGCGTCGGGGTTCGCCAGGTCCATCACGTACTGCGTCCGCCACGAGAGCTCGGCGGCGTGGTCGAGGTGTCGCGGATCGTGCTGCAGCCAATCAGGATGCGCGCGGGCGACGTCCGAGCGGAGGCTGACCATCTCGGGCTCGAACCACAGCCCGAACTGCATGCCCAGCTCGTGCACCCGGTCGGCCAGGGGCGCCAGCCCCTCGGGCCACACGGTGCGGTCGACGACCCAGTCACCGAGGCTCGTGGTGTCGTCGCGGCGCCCGGCGAACCAGCCGTCGTCGAGCACGAACCGCTCGAAGCCGAGAGCCGCCGCGCGTTCGGCGAGCGCCCGCAGCCGCGCGGGATCGTGGTCGAAGTAGACGGCCTCCCAGGTGTTGAGCGTGAGAGGACGCGGAGAGACGGGATGCCGCGGCCGGGCCCGCAGCATCGTGTGGGTGCGGGCGGCCAGCCCGTCCATGCCGTCGGCGGAGAACACGAACGCGACAGCCGGTGCCGCATACTCGTCGCCGGCCGCGAGCGTGATCTCGCCCGGCCGCAGGAGCTCGCCGGCGCCGATGCGCGTGAGCTGGTCGGTGACGCGGTCCAGACGGTACGAGGTGTCGGCCGGCCACGCAGCGTGCACGCCCCAGACCGAGCCCGACGCCCACTGCGGCTCACCGACGCTCGCGACGAGCATCGTGGTCGCGTCG contains the following coding sequences:
- a CDS encoding alpha-galactosidase, translated to MTDVFELARDGVSVVVDAAHPGLPRMLHWGAALGIEDDALETLGTALDRQTAPGTLDAAWDATLLPDEGDGFSGRPGLQLRRSGVLLRTRWQLDALTHDETQCTVEAVDDVARLRLRVEIEVVAGGVVWVRAVLRNHGDEPVDVDWLEPSLPVPTTTSHTLTFDGRWSREKRPTVSAMPPGATVRQTRRGRPGHDATTMLVASVGEPQWASGSVWGVHAAWPADTSYRLDRVTDQLTRIGAGELLRPGEITLAAGDEYAAPAVAFVFSADGMDGLAARTHTMLRARPRHPVSPRPLTLNTWEAVYFDHDPARLRALAERAAALGFERFVLDDGWFAGRRDDTTSLGDWVVDRTVWPEGLAPLADRVHELGMQFGLWFEPEMVSLRSDVARAHPDWLQHDPRHLDHAAELSWRTQYVMDLANPDAYAHVFGQIDALVGKLGIDAIKWDHNRDLVESVHEGRPGVHAQTLAFLRMVTELKSRHPGLEIESCSSGGARTDLGALSVCDRVWASDSNDPVERQDIQRWTGLLLPPELVGAHVGPAVSHSSGRATDLSYRLATSLMGSAGFESDLFALDEAESDRVAAFAGLYKRLRAVVHSGRTSHPELRDPAWRVTAFTAPEAAAAVVVAATVSSLEDARAERLRLRDLAEDRVYRVRVCDEIGTAQHGWIAPPWFSAGEIQLPGAVLREVGLQLPTLWPVQAFVLEVAAVA